One region of Natronorubrum aibiense genomic DNA includes:
- a CDS encoding DUF7116 family protein, with product MRLVEQARSIFAELGYTVEGNGPKFRAERDWKVVHVSTVLETGELPRESGQFHCFVAQPEDADDLENTLQSVNPAYEWAIIVVDGDDYQVERAPPGPRVSA from the coding sequence ATGCGACTCGTCGAGCAGGCCAGGTCGATCTTCGCAGAGCTCGGGTACACCGTCGAAGGGAACGGTCCGAAGTTCCGTGCCGAACGTGACTGGAAAGTCGTCCACGTCAGTACTGTCCTCGAGACGGGAGAACTTCCGCGTGAATCCGGACAGTTCCACTGTTTCGTCGCCCAGCCAGAAGATGCCGATGATCTCGAGAATACACTTCAGAGTGTCAATCCAGCCTACGAGTGGGCGATTATCGTCGTCGACGGGGACGATTATCAGGTCGAACGTGCCCCGCCAGGACCACGAGTCTCGGCATAA
- a CDS encoding DUF5816 domain-containing protein translates to MQPRSTEDGTVYVSERDGDTGSKGPFLVAYESRDATQRYGWFCTNCESFDNAMDSMGRIKCNRCGNFRKPTEWDAAHE, encoded by the coding sequence ATGCAACCACGGTCTACCGAGGATGGTACCGTCTACGTGTCCGAGCGAGACGGCGATACGGGATCTAAGGGCCCATTTCTCGTTGCCTACGAGTCTCGAGACGCGACTCAGCGGTATGGCTGGTTCTGTACGAACTGTGAGAGTTTCGACAACGCGATGGATTCGATGGGACGCATCAAATGCAATCGCTGCGGGAACTTCCGAAAGCCGACCGAGTGGGACGCTGCTCACGAGTGA
- a CDS encoding universal stress protein, whose amino-acid sequence MSLVVVPVRYPLSKHSRRTLERAIEVARERDAALTVLHVDLYQNGKKVTRIDLKNAVENTFGRLENTRYVVRTGFLVEESILDEVAAEDADVVVIGNKQASRLRRIFQRFTDNPNIDRYLRTHLDCEVITVESARS is encoded by the coding sequence ATGTCGTTGGTCGTGGTTCCCGTTCGATATCCTTTGTCAAAGCACTCGCGGCGGACGCTCGAGCGGGCGATCGAAGTCGCTCGTGAGCGAGACGCGGCGTTGACGGTTCTTCACGTCGACCTCTATCAGAACGGGAAGAAAGTGACCCGAATCGATCTCAAAAACGCCGTCGAAAACACGTTCGGCCGACTCGAGAACACGCGCTACGTCGTTCGAACCGGGTTTCTAGTCGAGGAAAGCATTCTCGACGAGGTGGCGGCAGAGGATGCCGACGTCGTCGTCATCGGGAACAAACAGGCGAGTCGATTGCGCCGGATCTTCCAGCGGTTTACCGACAACCCGAACATCGACCGGTACCTGCGGACGCACCTCGATTGTGAGGTCATCACGGTCGAAAGTGCACGCTCGTAA
- a CDS encoding universal stress protein — MYDDILIPTDGSETIAETLAHGLPIAESNDATVHSLYVVDSRMTAAATGETSTDLEHSLEAEGDDAVAAVEDAAEQRGLDTVSDVQKGTPAKTILEYADDHDIDLIVIGTRGKSPREKVTSLGSVSERVVDNASIPVFVVRDAGADA, encoded by the coding sequence ATGTACGACGACATCCTCATTCCGACGGACGGGAGCGAGACGATCGCCGAAACGCTGGCCCACGGATTGCCCATCGCCGAGAGCAACGACGCGACGGTACACTCGCTGTACGTCGTCGATAGCCGGATGACCGCCGCGGCAACCGGCGAGACCAGTACCGACCTCGAGCACTCACTCGAAGCCGAGGGCGACGACGCCGTCGCTGCTGTCGAGGACGCAGCCGAACAACGAGGGCTCGACACCGTCAGCGACGTTCAGAAAGGGACGCCGGCGAAGACTATTCTCGAGTACGCCGACGACCACGACATCGATCTGATCGTAATCGGCACGCGCGGCAAAAGCCCGCGGGAGAAAGTCACGTCACTGGGCAGCGTCTCGGAACGAGTGGTCGACAACGCTTCGATTCCAGTCTTCGTCGTCCGCGATGCGGGCGCGGACGCCTAA